A stretch of Pseudoclavibacter chungangensis DNA encodes these proteins:
- a CDS encoding DEAD/DEAH box helicase → MPKRKGSGGFKAPKHYVPRDRSGAPQRAARDGGARRDEEPRGDRARRSAARDARGRRTGQRSDEPRRESVRRDTRSPRDAGRGRDDERRSGDRHANDRAPQASPFREDVVLARLESTPLTPEQTAGVTFPDLGVGPNLVDTLADLGAETPFPIQVAAIPDAIAGRDVLGRGRTGSGKTIAFAVAVVERLMTVRAPGAEGRKRAIGRAPRALIVAPTRELALQIDRTVQPLARSVGLFTTQVYGGVPQSRQVTGLKRGVDIVIGTPGRIEDLERQGHLDLSQVVVTVLDEADQMTDLGFLEPIQRILRKVKPGGQRMLFSATLDSAVLRIVDEFLVDPAVHEIADDDAAHSGIEHRVLVVDRGDRDAVLQQLAGSGGRVLVFTRTRLGAEKVVGELADGGVKAVALHGDLSQIRRSRNLADLAQGKVDVLVATDVAARGIHVDDVRLVVQADMPDEYKTYLHRSGRTGRAGHRGTVVTLIPPSRRKRMSELLERAEIDAPMLPARPGGRELDEFMS, encoded by the coding sequence ATGCCGAAGCGCAAGGGATCGGGCGGATTCAAGGCGCCGAAGCATTACGTCCCCCGCGACCGCTCCGGGGCACCGCAGCGCGCCGCGCGCGACGGTGGGGCACGGCGCGACGAGGAGCCGCGCGGCGACCGCGCCCGCCGCTCCGCCGCGCGCGACGCCCGCGGCCGACGCACCGGCCAGCGGAGCGACGAGCCGCGTCGGGAGTCCGTCCGTCGCGACACGCGCTCCCCCCGCGACGCCGGTCGCGGCCGCGACGACGAGCGTCGCTCCGGTGACCGGCACGCGAACGATCGCGCTCCGCAGGCGAGCCCGTTCCGGGAGGACGTCGTGCTCGCGAGGCTCGAGTCGACGCCCCTGACGCCCGAGCAGACGGCGGGGGTCACGTTCCCCGACCTCGGTGTCGGTCCGAATCTCGTCGACACGCTCGCCGACCTCGGCGCGGAGACGCCGTTCCCGATCCAGGTCGCCGCGATCCCCGACGCGATCGCGGGTCGCGACGTGCTCGGCCGGGGCCGTACCGGATCCGGCAAGACCATCGCGTTCGCCGTCGCCGTCGTCGAACGCCTCATGACCGTTCGGGCGCCGGGCGCCGAGGGCCGAAAGCGGGCGATCGGCCGCGCACCGCGCGCGCTCATCGTCGCGCCGACCCGCGAGCTCGCGCTCCAGATCGACCGCACGGTGCAGCCCCTCGCGCGCAGCGTCGGGCTCTTCACGACGCAGGTGTACGGCGGCGTCCCGCAGTCGCGGCAGGTGACCGGGCTCAAGCGTGGCGTCGACATCGTGATCGGCACGCCCGGCCGCATCGAGGATCTCGAGCGGCAGGGGCATCTCGACCTCTCGCAGGTCGTCGTGACGGTGCTCGACGAGGCCGATCAGATGACCGATCTCGGGTTCCTCGAGCCGATCCAGCGGATCCTGCGCAAGGTGAAGCCGGGCGGTCAGCGCATGCTGTTCTCGGCGACGCTCGACTCCGCGGTGCTGCGTATCGTCGACGAGTTCCTCGTCGACCCGGCCGTCCACGAGATCGCCGACGACGACGCGGCGCACAGCGGTATCGAACACCGTGTGCTCGTCGTCGACCGCGGCGATCGCGATGCGGTGCTGCAGCAGCTCGCGGGCTCCGGCGGGCGCGTGCTCGTGTTCACGCGGACGCGGCTCGGGGCCGAGAAGGTCGTCGGCGAGCTCGCCGACGGCGGCGTGAAGGCGGTCGCGCTGCACGGCGATCTCAGCCAGATCCGTCGCTCGCGCAACCTCGCGGATCTCGCGCAGGGCAAGGTCGACGTGCTCGTCGCGACCGATGTCGCGGCGCGCGGCATCCACGTCGACGACGTCCGGCTCGTGGTGCAGGCCGACATGCCCGACGAGTACAAGACGTATCTCCACCGCTCGGGCCGCACGGGGCGCGCGGGCCACCGCGGCACGGTCGTCACACTCATCCCGCCGTCGCGCCGCAAGCGCATGTCGGAGCTCCTCGAGCGCGCGGAGATCGACGCTCCCATGCTGCCGGCCCGCCCCGGCGGCCGAGAACTCGACGAGTTCATGTCCTGA
- a CDS encoding metallophosphoesterase family protein — translation MGDGEGASADARAGTTGEIDFDGIDFVTSDHHFGHARIIELAERPFASLDEMNGALIAAWNRVVGPSDTVLHLGDLALGRREASIGLTAALNGRKLLVPGNHDTISSVYRTSTANRQHTRELLAATGWEVLPETLTGTRNGRRMLASHYPYRGDSQEFDRHVDARPDDDGLPLLHGHTHDRDHGPRGQMFHVGVDASNFTPVPIAVIDTWLATLAP, via the coding sequence ATGGGAGACGGCGAGGGCGCGAGCGCGGACGCTCGTGCGGGTACGACCGGCGAGATCGACTTCGACGGGATCGACTTCGTCACCTCGGATCATCACTTCGGGCACGCGCGCATCATCGAGCTCGCGGAGCGCCCGTTCGCGTCGCTGGACGAGATGAACGGGGCCCTCATCGCCGCCTGGAACCGCGTGGTCGGCCCCAGCGACACCGTGCTGCACCTCGGCGACCTCGCGCTCGGCAGACGAGAGGCTTCGATCGGGCTCACGGCCGCACTCAACGGGCGCAAGCTCCTCGTGCCGGGCAACCACGACACGATCTCCTCCGTCTACCGCACCTCGACGGCGAACCGTCAGCACACCCGCGAGCTGCTCGCCGCGACCGGCTGGGAGGTGCTGCCCGAGACGCTCACGGGCACGCGGAACGGCAGACGAATGCTCGCGAGCCACTACCCCTATCGGGGTGACTCGCAGGAGTTCGACCGTCACGTCGACGCCCGTCCGGACGACGACGGACTCCCCCTCCTGCACGGTCACACGCACGACCGGGACCACGGGCCGAGGGGGCAGATGTTCCACGTCGGCGTCGACGCGTCGAACTTCACCCCGGTACCGATTGCGGTCATCGACACCTGGCTCGCGACCCTCGCCCCCTGA
- a CDS encoding energy-coupling factor transporter transmembrane component T, which produces MSADDGAPTRSRPDHATADDDTRTRSRPDRTATDDASTRARPDLATAEEIRAPFLFRLNPLAKLLGTLIAIVALFFTTSLSAPITWIVLAQVLLLVGGPRGVRHVIGILVVPAVVAAILSVTLGVWAASHVTAGSAEIARLGPIVLYVDGWWQGLATALRLVAIAVLAYLGGATTESGDFVRSLIAQLRVPYRIGYAALASFRFVPRFRAELATIRRAHRARGVSFGRGPVGAVRRWLASVVPLIAGSIRHAERVALSMDARAFGFADARTERHPVPWRTRDTVFVIASALATAAITTAALAG; this is translated from the coding sequence GTGAGCGCCGACGACGGCGCGCCCACGCGTTCCCGACCCGACCACGCGACCGCCGACGACGACACACGCACGCGTTCCAGGCCCGACCGCACGGCCACCGACGACGCCTCCACACGCGCTCGGCCCGACCTCGCGACCGCCGAGGAGATTCGCGCTCCGTTCCTGTTCCGGCTCAACCCGCTCGCGAAGCTCCTCGGCACGCTCATCGCGATCGTCGCACTCTTCTTCACGACCAGCCTCTCGGCGCCGATCACGTGGATCGTGCTCGCACAGGTGCTCCTGCTCGTCGGGGGTCCGCGCGGCGTGCGGCACGTGATCGGCATCCTCGTCGTGCCCGCCGTCGTCGCCGCGATCCTGTCGGTGACACTCGGCGTGTGGGCCGCATCGCACGTCACCGCCGGGTCGGCCGAGATCGCCCGCCTCGGCCCGATCGTGCTCTACGTCGACGGCTGGTGGCAGGGACTCGCGACGGCCCTGCGCCTCGTCGCGATCGCGGTGCTCGCCTACCTCGGCGGTGCGACGACCGAGAGCGGCGACTTCGTCCGCTCGCTCATCGCGCAGCTGCGCGTGCCGTACCGGATCGGCTACGCGGCGCTCGCCTCGTTCCGGTTCGTGCCGCGCTTCCGGGCCGAGCTCGCGACGATACGGCGAGCACACCGCGCGCGCGGCGTCTCGTTCGGGCGAGGGCCCGTCGGTGCCGTGCGGCGCTGGCTCGCGAGCGTCGTCCCGCTCATCGCTGGTTCGATCCGCCACGCGGAGCGCGTGGCCCTGTCGATGGACGCGCGTGCGTTCGGTTTCGCCGATGCCCGCACCGAGCGCCACCCCGTCCCCTGGCGCACCCGCGACACGGTCTTCGTCATCGCGAGCGCACTGGCGACGGCCGCGATCACCACGGCCGCCCTCGCCGGCTGA
- a CDS encoding ABC transporter ATP-binding protein, with protein MTVEPPLLTLDRVSIRHRDASAPTPADVSLSIGPGEVVLLLGPSGCGKSTLTLAMNGLVPQAIDARLDGTVRLGDEDVAELTVAQAATRVAMMFQDADSQIVTSTCLDEVAFGPENLGLPVDEVLARATAALERVGLADRTAERPEHLSGGERQRLVLAAALALGSPLLVLDEPTANLDPASTRRVYEVLGALVRTGEHSLVLVEHDLDEALGIATRLVALDADGRVVADGPPRDVLDARADELDALGVWLPVATRAARRLRALGWDVPGAPLSCRELADALASLDGPGTGTGTGTGTGTGTGTGAGTDTDTDTDTDTTVPARADVLESESDSVPASGAGVGAGVGLTMHEAARATTSDAAAATPRDAPSAASTSPRSRAVGDPAESPLVEVRGLRIRRGRRTVLDVPALDLARGGITAVVGPNGAGKSTLLEAISGIEPPPRGTVRLDGTDVARLSSSALRRRVGFVFQNPEHQFLTPTVREELELEARTRGIDAVAADVDGVLERFGLGAHAEQHPFLLSGGQKRRLSVGTALVGGAGLLVLDEPTFGQDRARADELLALLHELADAGTTIVLATHDLQLAADHASDVLVLDRGTVVAHASADEVFAGDALERAGLGLPPLAAALRALPATHPLRDATGLAGLGANA; from the coding sequence GTGACGGTCGAACCGCCGCTCCTCACCCTCGACCGGGTCTCGATCCGCCACCGCGACGCGAGCGCACCGACGCCCGCGGACGTCTCGCTGTCGATCGGCCCGGGCGAGGTCGTCCTCTTGCTCGGCCCATCGGGCTGCGGGAAATCGACACTCACGCTCGCGATGAACGGACTCGTGCCGCAGGCGATCGACGCGCGACTCGACGGCACGGTCCGGCTCGGTGACGAGGACGTCGCAGAGCTCACCGTCGCGCAGGCCGCGACACGCGTCGCGATGATGTTCCAGGACGCGGACTCGCAGATCGTCACCTCGACGTGCCTCGACGAGGTCGCGTTCGGGCCCGAGAACCTCGGCCTCCCGGTCGACGAGGTGCTCGCCCGCGCAACCGCGGCGCTCGAGCGGGTCGGCCTCGCCGACCGGACGGCCGAACGCCCCGAACATCTGTCCGGTGGGGAGCGCCAACGCCTCGTGCTCGCCGCCGCGCTCGCGCTCGGCTCACCGCTGCTCGTCCTCGACGAGCCGACCGCGAATCTCGATCCCGCCTCCACGCGCCGCGTCTACGAGGTGCTCGGTGCGCTCGTCCGGACGGGCGAGCACTCGCTCGTGCTCGTCGAACACGACCTCGACGAGGCGCTCGGCATCGCGACGCGGCTCGTCGCACTCGACGCGGACGGCCGGGTCGTCGCCGACGGTCCGCCCCGTGACGTGCTCGACGCGCGGGCGGACGAGCTCGACGCGCTCGGCGTCTGGCTGCCCGTCGCGACCCGCGCCGCCCGCCGACTGCGCGCCCTCGGGTGGGACGTCCCCGGCGCACCGCTGTCGTGCCGCGAATTGGCCGACGCGCTCGCGTCGCTCGACGGGCCGGGCACCGGCACGGGCACTGGCACTGGCACTGGCACTGGCACTGGCACTGGAGCCGGGACCGACACCGACACCGACACCGACACCGACACGACCGTGCCTGCGCGGGCCGACGTGCTCGAATCCGAATCCGACTCGGTGCCGGCCAGCGGTGCAGGAGTCGGAGCCGGAGTCGGGCTCACGATGCACGAGGCCGCTCGCGCCACCACGTCTGACGCTGCCGCCGCGACACCCCGCGACGCACCGAGTGCCGCCTCGACGTCACCCCGCTCACGTGCTGTCGGCGACCCGGCCGAGTCACCCCTCGTCGAGGTTCGAGGGCTCCGCATCCGCCGCGGCCGCCGCACGGTGCTCGACGTCCCCGCACTCGATCTCGCCCGGGGCGGGATCACGGCGGTCGTCGGTCCGAACGGCGCGGGCAAGTCGACGCTGCTCGAGGCGATCTCGGGCATCGAACCGCCGCCGCGCGGCACCGTGCGACTCGACGGCACGGACGTCGCGCGGCTGTCCTCGTCGGCGCTGCGTCGCCGCGTGGGGTTCGTGTTCCAGAATCCGGAGCACCAGTTCCTCACGCCGACCGTGCGCGAGGAGCTCGAACTCGAGGCGCGCACGCGCGGTATCGACGCCGTCGCGGCCGATGTCGACGGCGTCCTCGAGCGCTTCGGGCTCGGCGCGCATGCCGAGCAGCACCCGTTCCTCCTGTCGGGCGGCCAGAAGCGGCGGCTGTCGGTCGGGACCGCGCTCGTCGGCGGTGCCGGGCTGCTCGTGCTCGACGAGCCGACGTTCGGGCAGGATCGCGCTCGTGCCGACGAGCTCCTCGCCCTCCTCCACGAACTCGCCGACGCGGGCACGACGATCGTGCTCGCTACCCACGACCTGCAACTCGCGGCCGATCATGCGAGCGATGTGCTCGTGCTCGACCGCGGGACCGTCGTCGCCCACGCCTCGGCCGACGAGGTGTTCGCGGGTGACGCGCTCGAGCGCGCAGGGCTCGGCCTCCCGCCGCTCGCCGCTGCCCTCCGCGCGCTTCCCGCGACGCATCCGCTCCGCGACGCGACGGGCCTCGCGGGCCTCGGGGCGAACGCGTGA
- a CDS encoding ECF transporter S component has product MKHYSTRLLMTCAAIGVAGAVLFTVNAWVGGTVANLVPFLYGLTIGLYFVPGALAQALIQRGGVGLLTTAFAGLAASPFQPLFFGAFLISLAIGALQEIPFLIGRYRHWRTWIFLVGSIVSGLIMCGASIRLLDGEQTSLLGQIVIIGATAVSPPLFTMLAVWLSRSLARAGVGRDLRRTEDRKA; this is encoded by the coding sequence GTGAAGCACTACTCGACCCGACTGCTCATGACCTGTGCCGCGATCGGGGTCGCGGGTGCCGTGCTGTTCACCGTCAACGCCTGGGTCGGCGGCACGGTCGCGAACCTCGTCCCGTTCCTCTACGGGCTCACGATCGGGCTGTACTTCGTGCCGGGCGCGCTCGCGCAGGCGCTCATCCAGCGCGGTGGCGTCGGGCTGCTCACGACCGCGTTCGCGGGCCTCGCGGCGAGCCCCTTCCAGCCCCTCTTCTTCGGCGCCTTCCTCATCTCGCTCGCGATCGGTGCGCTGCAGGAGATCCCCTTCCTCATCGGCCGCTACCGGCACTGGCGGACGTGGATCTTCCTCGTCGGCTCGATCGTCTCGGGCCTCATCATGTGCGGCGCGTCGATCCGCCTGCTCGACGGGGAACAGACGAGCCTGCTCGGTCAGATCGTCATCATCGGCGCGACGGCCGTCTCGCCGCCCCTGTTCACGATGCTCGCCGTGTGGCTCTCCCGCTCGCTCGCACGGGCCGGTGTCGGGCGCGACCTGCGCCGCACCGAGGACCGGAAGGCGTGA
- a CDS encoding sensor histidine kinase, with protein MSTNETRPQRRRDAFWNRLTGVGDGVPDDWVRPREWRRHLPFDLLIAALLTSGMVVSAYTYDLLYVALDSGRDASPLWASIVVPLLFFAGLAGRHAAPILSMVLGSTAFTIGQLALYNDNLFTQVACFFLIYSAGAWSAHRVAVTVIRLIALVAGTVWALGSYSYSFSSFPAADPNADLTPLIVSFTFFTGIINVLYFGAALLFGSNDYRRAGREEVLRRQSIALTEQANALLEERRTVAQQAVQLDRVAIARELHDVVAHYVSLMGLQAAAARRSLAKSPDRAERALLEVESSARTAIAELQAMLSTLRDDERDAGGSATDAPSTRTMDRIPELVEELRSAGMVVNAEVVGRAGEVTPVVGTAAYRIVQEALTNARKHAGAATLIDVRLRYLSTSVEVEITDTGASGGSAPQSVGTGRGITGMRERVLAVGGVIEVGPRAEGGFRVRARLPLVTAVGATGTAPGAGGTAKVVDGPTERAAGSVDAGDDASSEPRATDDVQVTHGVHATEADPSSTGT; from the coding sequence ATGAGCACGAACGAGACCCGGCCGCAGCGACGGCGCGACGCGTTCTGGAACCGGCTCACGGGCGTGGGCGACGGGGTACCGGACGACTGGGTGCGGCCTCGAGAGTGGCGGCGGCACCTGCCGTTCGACCTCCTGATCGCGGCGCTGCTGACCTCCGGCATGGTCGTCTCGGCCTACACGTACGATCTGCTCTACGTCGCGCTCGATTCGGGGCGCGACGCGTCGCCGCTGTGGGCGTCGATCGTCGTCCCGCTCCTGTTCTTCGCGGGCCTTGCGGGCCGGCACGCCGCACCGATCCTGTCGATGGTGCTCGGCAGCACGGCGTTCACGATCGGTCAGCTCGCGCTGTACAACGACAACCTCTTCACGCAGGTCGCGTGCTTCTTCCTCATCTACTCGGCCGGCGCGTGGAGCGCGCACCGCGTCGCGGTCACGGTCATCCGGCTGATCGCGCTCGTCGCCGGCACCGTGTGGGCACTCGGTTCGTACTCGTACTCGTTCTCGAGCTTCCCCGCGGCGGACCCGAACGCGGACCTCACGCCGCTCATCGTGTCGTTCACCTTCTTCACCGGCATCATCAACGTGCTCTATTTCGGTGCGGCGCTGCTGTTCGGTTCGAACGACTATCGACGCGCCGGACGTGAGGAGGTGTTGCGGCGGCAGAGCATCGCCCTCACGGAGCAGGCGAACGCGCTCCTCGAGGAGCGCCGGACCGTCGCGCAACAGGCCGTCCAGCTCGACCGCGTCGCGATCGCGCGCGAACTCCACGACGTCGTTGCCCACTACGTATCGCTCATGGGGCTGCAGGCGGCGGCGGCGCGGCGGAGCCTCGCCAAATCGCCCGACCGGGCCGAGCGTGCCCTGCTCGAGGTCGAGTCGTCGGCGCGCACCGCGATCGCGGAGCTGCAGGCGATGCTCTCGACCCTGCGGGACGACGAGCGCGATGCGGGCGGGAGCGCGACCGATGCGCCCTCGACGCGAACGATGGATCGGATCCCCGAGCTCGTCGAGGAGCTGCGTTCGGCGGGCATGGTCGTGAACGCCGAGGTCGTCGGGCGAGCCGGTGAGGTCACGCCCGTCGTCGGCACGGCCGCCTACCGCATCGTGCAGGAGGCGCTCACGAACGCCCGCAAGCACGCGGGGGCTGCCACGCTCATCGACGTCCGGCTACGTTACCTGTCGACGAGCGTCGAGGTCGAGATCACCGACACGGGCGCCTCGGGCGGGTCGGCGCCGCAGTCGGTCGGCACCGGTCGCGGCATCACGGGCATGCGCGAGCGCGTGCTCGCCGTGGGCGGGGTGATCGAGGTCGGCCCGCGGGCCGAGGGCGGGTTCCGGGTGCGCGCGCGGCTGCCGCTCGTCACGGCGGTGGGGGCGACGGGCACGGCGCCGGGAGCCGGGGGCACGGCGAAGGTCGTCGACGGGCCGACCGAGCGCGCCGCGGGCTCCGTGGATGCGGGCGACGACGCGAGCAGCGAGCCGCGTGCGACGGATGATGTGCAGGTGACACACGGTGTTCACGCGACGGAAGCCGACCCGTCGTCGACCGGCACCTAG
- a CDS encoding response regulator, with translation MNDDDPIRVLLVDDHGLVLTGFQLILEAEDNIEVVGQASSGSEAIVLADRLRPDVVCMDVQMPGMDGIEATAHIMTEQAAPPRILMLTTFHDEQAVRASLRAGASGFVLKNSPPETLIEAINVLHSGDALLDPQVTRGVIEAMRLAGDAPTASDAVDTAPARADAADVTSGSDAALDVLTEREREVLLLLAEGLSNADIAQRLFVSDATIKTHVSNVLSKLGVHDRIHAVIYAYERGVVAPSGRG, from the coding sequence GTGAACGACGACGATCCGATCCGGGTGCTTCTGGTCGACGATCACGGGCTCGTGTTGACGGGCTTCCAGCTCATCCTCGAGGCCGAGGACAACATCGAGGTGGTCGGCCAGGCGTCCTCGGGCAGCGAGGCGATCGTGCTCGCCGACCGCCTTCGCCCGGACGTCGTCTGCATGGACGTGCAGATGCCCGGCATGGACGGCATCGAGGCGACGGCGCACATCATGACCGAGCAGGCGGCCCCGCCGCGCATCCTCATGCTGACGACGTTCCACGACGAGCAGGCGGTCCGCGCCTCGCTGCGGGCGGGTGCGAGCGGGTTCGTGCTCAAGAACTCGCCGCCCGAGACCCTCATCGAGGCGATCAACGTGCTGCACTCGGGCGATGCGCTGCTCGATCCGCAGGTGACGCGCGGCGTGATCGAGGCGATGCGGCTCGCGGGCGACGCCCCGACGGCAAGCGATGCCGTCGACACGGCACCCGCCCGGGCCGACGCCGCGGACGTGACCTCGGGCTCGGACGCCGCGCTCGACGTGCTCACGGAGCGTGAACGCGAGGTGCTGCTGCTGCTCGCCGAGGGGCTGAGCAATGCGGACATCGCGCAGCGTCTGTTCGTGTCGGACGCGACGATCAAGACGCACGTGTCGAACGTGCTCTCGAAGCTCGGGGTGCACGACCGCATCCATGCCGTCATCTACGCGTACGAGCGGGGTGTCGTCGCGCCGTCCGGTCGAGGCTGA
- a CDS encoding MBL fold metallo-hydrolase, which yields MSDDTSATPTPDDTRAAVAPRPEAPEAPGVTGILEVLGANATAPNAAGPASGYVLHTDEGLVLVDAGPGTMAAFTSRYPLDAIRAFVVTHLHADHSLDLMAWAYRWTFPQVLPPLPLLVPEGATASVAAFDALFGIPTLSTMNAPVSQSFVLEAMPMDGTTSIRLPGAELVSFAARHAVPSAALRFRVGDRSYTFSSDTGDCPGLRDAARGADVFVCEATWLDEPAPEDRGHGHLTPAEAGTIAAESGVGTLVLTHLSRPEDGAESVRRARERFDGPIVLAAPGVRVA from the coding sequence ATGAGCGACGACACCAGCGCCACGCCCACGCCGGACGACACCCGGGCCGCAGTCGCCCCGCGTCCCGAGGCGCCCGAGGCGCCCGGAGTAACCGGAATCCTCGAGGTGCTCGGCGCGAACGCCACCGCACCGAACGCCGCGGGCCCCGCCTCGGGCTACGTGCTCCACACCGACGAGGGACTCGTGCTCGTCGACGCCGGCCCCGGCACGATGGCCGCCTTCACGTCGCGCTATCCGCTCGACGCGATCCGCGCGTTCGTCGTGACGCACCTGCACGCCGACCACAGCCTCGACCTCATGGCCTGGGCGTACCGGTGGACGTTCCCGCAGGTGCTCCCGCCCCTCCCGCTGCTCGTCCCCGAGGGGGCGACCGCGAGCGTGGCCGCGTTCGACGCGCTGTTCGGCATCCCGACCCTCTCGACGATGAACGCGCCCGTATCGCAGTCGTTCGTGCTCGAGGCCATGCCGATGGACGGGACGACGTCGATCCGACTGCCGGGCGCCGAGCTCGTGTCCTTCGCCGCCCGGCACGCCGTGCCCTCCGCCGCACTGCGGTTCCGCGTCGGCGATCGCAGCTACACGTTCTCGTCCGACACGGGCGATTGCCCGGGGCTCCGCGACGCCGCACGCGGAGCCGACGTGTTCGTGTGCGAGGCGACGTGGCTCGACGAGCCCGCGCCCGAGGACCGCGGCCACGGCCACCTCACGCCCGCCGAGGCGGGGACGATCGCGGCCGAGTCGGGCGTCGGCACGCTCGTGCTCACGCACCTGTCCCGTCCCGAGGACGGTGCCGAGTCGGTGCGCCGCGCCCGCGAGCGGTTCGACGGCCCGATCGTGCTCGCCGCCCCCGGCGTCCGCGTCGCCTGA
- a CDS encoding ABC transporter ATP-binding protein, whose amino-acid sequence MTTAGLAIENIAVDYGSTRANQDITLSVPAGEVLALIGPSGCGKSTLLRAIAGLVPVATGSVTIGGRDVTRLSPAQRNIGLVPQNYAMFPHLSVNENIAYGLRARHAAKAHIAERVDEMLELTRLTEFAQRRPDALSGGQRQRVALARALAVDPDLVLMDEPLSALDPQLRGGLRRELAALIADAGYTTIIVTHDQGEALALGDRIATLERGRLVQHAVPAELWNAPENAFVADFLAGALLLDVTWDGDVPTALDGRWRFDPSARLAPQAPGRLLVRADSLTIVPGDEPGTVAATVTAAEFAGDTTRLRVAFGDGVECDVLAEGPVTVGGTVALALPPEAVHLV is encoded by the coding sequence ATGACCACAGCAGGTCTCGCGATCGAGAACATCGCGGTCGACTACGGCTCTACGCGGGCCAACCAGGACATCACCCTGTCGGTGCCCGCGGGCGAGGTGCTCGCGCTCATCGGCCCGAGCGGCTGCGGCAAGTCGACGCTCCTGCGCGCGATCGCGGGCCTCGTGCCCGTCGCGACCGGCAGCGTCACGATCGGCGGCAGGGACGTCACGCGCCTCTCGCCCGCCCAGCGCAACATCGGTCTCGTGCCGCAGAACTACGCGATGTTCCCCCACCTCTCGGTGAACGAGAACATCGCCTACGGGCTGCGCGCCCGGCACGCCGCGAAGGCACACATCGCCGAGCGCGTCGACGAGATGCTCGAACTGACGCGCCTCACCGAATTCGCGCAGCGACGGCCCGACGCGCTCTCGGGCGGCCAGCGGCAGCGCGTCGCGCTCGCCCGGGCCCTCGCCGTGGACCCCGATCTCGTCCTCATGGACGAGCCGCTCTCGGCGCTCGACCCGCAGCTTCGCGGCGGCCTGCGCCGCGAGCTCGCGGCGCTCATCGCCGACGCGGGCTACACGACGATCATCGTCACGCACGACCAGGGCGAGGCCCTCGCGCTCGGTGACCGCATCGCGACCCTCGAACGCGGTCGACTCGTGCAGCACGCCGTCCCGGCCGAGCTGTGGAACGCACCCGAGAACGCGTTCGTCGCCGACTTCCTCGCCGGTGCACTCCTGCTCGACGTGACGTGGGACGGTGACGTGCCGACCGCGCTCGACGGTCGTTGGCGCTTCGACCCGTCCGCCCGGCTCGCACCGCAGGCGCCCGGCCGCTTGCTCGTCCGCGCCGACAGCCTGACGATCGTTCCCGGCGACGAGCCCGGCACCGTCGCGGCGACCGTGACGGCGGCCGAGTTCGCGGGCGACACGACGCGCCTGCGGGTCGCGTTCGGCGACGGCGTCGAGTGCGACGTGCTCGCCGAGGGGCCCGTCACGGTCGGCGGCACGGTCGCCCTCGCACTCCCCCCCGAGGCGGTGCACCTCGTATGA
- a CDS encoding ABC transporter permease, protein MTRQRPIWTWIVLGIVLLPFLATLVAATSVDFSKGAYGGGITLDWLAAAWVLLAPSIMRSVLVGIIVLLANLVLGGTLAWWVSRTTSPFARIAVYLANVPLAVPGIAISIALIGTFAALRPSGLLLVAGHILFTLPFTIAALVPVLGSRELLETEQVARSLGASPFRTLWSVTIPAAAVAIIQASGMAFALSFGEFNVSFFVNPPATPMAPFALFDAYQTRRLELASAETIIFILCAALVIGLITWSRTIGSSRRASQ, encoded by the coding sequence ATGACCCGGCAGCGCCCCATCTGGACCTGGATCGTCCTCGGCATCGTCCTCCTGCCCTTCCTCGCGACGCTCGTCGCGGCGACGAGCGTGGACTTCTCGAAGGGCGCCTACGGTGGCGGCATCACGCTCGACTGGCTCGCCGCGGCGTGGGTGCTGCTCGCGCCGAGCATCATGCGCAGCGTGCTCGTCGGCATCATCGTGCTGCTGGCGAACCTCGTGCTCGGCGGCACGCTCGCCTGGTGGGTGTCCCGCACGACCTCGCCGTTCGCCAGGATCGCCGTGTACCTCGCGAACGTGCCCCTCGCCGTCCCCGGCATCGCGATCTCCATCGCCCTCATCGGCACGTTCGCGGCGCTCCGGCCGAGCGGCCTGCTGCTCGTGGCGGGCCACATCCTGTTCACCCTGCCGTTCACGATCGCCGCGCTCGTCCCCGTGCTCGGCTCGCGCGAACTGCTCGAGACCGAGCAGGTGGCCCGCAGCCTCGGCGCGAGCCCGTTCCGCACGCTCTGGAGCGTCACGATCCCGGCCGCCGCGGTCGCGATCATCCAGGCGAGCGGCATGGCGTTCGCGCTCTCGTTCGGCGAGTTCAACGTGTCGTTCTTCGTCAACCCGCCCGCGACGCCCATGGCGCCGTTCGCGCTCTTCGACGCCTACCAGACGAGGCGCCTCGAGCTCGCCTCGGCCGAGACCATCATCTTCATCCTCTGCGCCGCACTCGTGATCGGGCTCATCACCTGGTCACGCACCATCGGCTCCTCACGGAGAGCATCCCAATGA